One region of Mycolicibacterium rhodesiae NBB3 genomic DNA includes:
- a CDS encoding TetR/AcrR family transcriptional regulator, with translation MRTHGWSGSAPASDEEAISRILDAASRAIDERGADFSISDVARTLGVTRQTVYRYFPSTDALLIAAAVHAASGFIDRLAVHLRGITDPSDAIAEAVATVLEWLPQDKHLGLLIMPGQPSPHTESMTSDVALDFGHAMVRKFDVDWAGLGYSDADLSELVEHLLRVIQSFVIDPGRPPRQGAELRKYLRRWVGGALTPTAAHTDLK, from the coding sequence ATGCGCACACACGGCTGGTCCGGATCGGCGCCGGCGAGCGACGAAGAAGCCATCAGTCGCATCCTCGACGCCGCGAGCAGGGCAATCGACGAGCGTGGCGCCGATTTCTCGATCAGCGACGTGGCCCGCACCCTCGGCGTCACCCGCCAGACGGTCTATCGCTATTTCCCCAGCACCGACGCGCTGCTGATCGCCGCTGCCGTGCACGCCGCCAGCGGCTTCATCGATCGATTGGCCGTACACCTACGCGGTATCACCGATCCATCCGACGCCATCGCGGAGGCCGTCGCGACCGTCCTGGAATGGTTGCCCCAGGACAAGCACCTCGGGCTGCTCATCATGCCTGGCCAGCCGAGTCCGCACACCGAGTCGATGACGTCGGACGTCGCGCTGGATTTCGGTCACGCGATGGTGCGCAAGTTCGACGTCGACTGGGCGGGACTGGGGTACAGCGACGCCGATCTCAGCGAACTGGTCGAGCATCTGCTACGGGTCATCCAGTCGTTTGTGATAGACCCCGGCAGGCCGCCGCGCCAAGGCGCGGAGTTGCGCAAGTACCTGCGCCGCTGGGTGGGTGGAGCATTGACGCCTACCGCCGCACATACCGATCTCAAATAG
- a CDS encoding SDR family NAD(P)-dependent oxidoreductase, with the protein MRFTRVLDGALDRSVALGYTKIGSRLRRTWWPPDPRPNAMAGKRVLVTGATGGIGEAIARSFAELDATVHLLGRNADKVRRAAGEIRRAVPGAVVIDEVCDVSDLDAVRAWCDDLDARIDELHGVVHNAGAMPKHRVETPQGHETQLACHVLGPHLMTERLLPLLRDAEGASVVFMSSGGMYTTPSPASGRYPQSADDMESKSGDYNGVRVYARTKRMQVVLADAWASRLSGDDIRVESMHPGWVETPGVADALPVFRVVTRPLLRDTADGADTAVWLVATRPESAPGHFWHDRAQRPTTFGWQRSEDRQEVVRFLDAVSSMTGTMRFNANWQETQHD; encoded by the coding sequence ATGAGATTCACCAGGGTTCTCGACGGCGCTCTGGACCGTTCGGTGGCGCTCGGCTACACGAAGATCGGTTCGCGACTGCGACGGACGTGGTGGCCGCCCGACCCCCGTCCAAACGCCATGGCGGGGAAGCGGGTTCTTGTCACGGGTGCGACGGGAGGTATCGGCGAGGCGATCGCCCGTTCGTTCGCCGAACTCGATGCGACCGTGCACCTGTTGGGTCGCAACGCAGACAAAGTGAGGCGGGCGGCAGGTGAGATCCGGCGTGCGGTGCCCGGTGCGGTCGTGATCGACGAGGTCTGCGACGTCTCCGACCTCGACGCGGTGCGTGCCTGGTGCGACGACCTCGACGCGCGAATCGACGAGCTGCACGGGGTGGTGCACAACGCGGGCGCGATGCCCAAGCATCGCGTCGAGACGCCGCAGGGCCATGAGACTCAACTGGCCTGCCATGTCCTTGGTCCGCACCTGATGACGGAACGACTCCTGCCGTTGCTTCGCGACGCAGAGGGCGCGTCGGTGGTGTTCATGTCGTCGGGCGGCATGTACACCACACCGTCCCCCGCAAGCGGGAGGTACCCCCAGTCGGCCGACGACATGGAGTCGAAATCCGGTGATTACAACGGTGTTCGTGTTTACGCCCGGACCAAGCGAATGCAGGTGGTGCTCGCCGACGCGTGGGCGTCGAGGTTGTCGGGTGACGACATCCGAGTCGAGAGTATGCATCCGGGTTGGGTCGAGACTCCCGGCGTCGCCGACGCGCTGCCGGTTTTCCGAGTGGTGACAAGGCCATTGCTGCGCGATACTGCAGACGGCGCGGATACTGCGGTGTGGCTGGTCGCCACTCGGCCTGAGTCTGCGCCTGGCCATTTCTGGCACGACAGGGCCCAGCGGCCAACGACGTTCGGCTGGCAACGATCCGAAGATCGCCAAGAGGTTGTCCGATTTCTCGACGCGGTGTCGTCGATGACAGGGACAATGCGGTTCAACGCCAACTGGCAGGAGACCCAGCATGACTAA
- the purD gene encoding phosphoribosylamine--glycine ligase — protein MRVLVIGSGAREHALLLALRRDPEVTELAVAPGNAGTAIVADQYDVDITSGDAVVKLAQRIGADLVVVGPEVPLVLGVADAVRSAGIACFGPTKDAARIEGSKSFAKDVMAAAGVRTATSEIVDNPANLDAALDRFGPAGGDPSWVVKDDGLAAGKGVVVTADRDAARAHAASLLDSGHPVLLESFLDGPEVSLFCVVDGETVVPLLPAQDFKRVGDDDTGPNTGGMGAYAPLPWLPADTVAAIVDDIVKPVAAELVRRGSSFSGLLYAGLALTSRGPAVVEFNCRFGDPETQAVLALLDSPIGRLLHAAATGQLAEQAPLQWREGAAVTVVLAAENYPGRPRVGDVITGSEADGVLHAGTTRRDDGAIVSSGGRVLSVVGTAADLVAARDAAYALIKSIRLPGSHFRSDIGLAAAEGRVSV, from the coding sequence GTGCGCGTCCTGGTGATCGGATCCGGTGCCCGTGAACATGCGTTGCTGCTCGCATTGCGCCGTGACCCCGAGGTGACCGAACTCGCCGTAGCGCCCGGCAATGCCGGTACCGCGATCGTCGCGGACCAGTACGACGTCGACATCACGTCCGGCGACGCCGTCGTCAAGCTCGCGCAGCGCATCGGCGCCGATCTTGTCGTCGTCGGACCCGAGGTGCCGCTCGTGCTCGGCGTCGCGGATGCGGTCCGCAGTGCGGGAATCGCGTGCTTCGGGCCGACGAAGGATGCTGCGCGCATCGAGGGCTCGAAGTCGTTCGCCAAGGATGTGATGGCGGCTGCGGGCGTGCGCACTGCCACCAGTGAAATCGTCGACAACCCGGCCAACCTCGACGCGGCCCTCGACCGCTTCGGCCCGGCGGGCGGTGACCCGTCATGGGTGGTCAAGGACGACGGTCTGGCCGCGGGCAAGGGTGTGGTGGTGACCGCCGACCGTGATGCGGCCCGGGCGCACGCCGCCAGTCTGCTGGACTCAGGGCACCCGGTATTGCTCGAATCTTTCCTGGACGGGCCCGAGGTGTCGCTGTTCTGCGTTGTCGATGGCGAGACCGTGGTGCCGCTGCTGCCCGCTCAGGACTTCAAACGGGTCGGCGACGACGACACCGGGCCCAACACCGGGGGGATGGGCGCCTATGCCCCGTTGCCTTGGCTGCCCGCCGACACGGTAGCGGCGATCGTCGACGACATCGTCAAACCCGTTGCCGCCGAACTCGTTCGGCGCGGCAGCTCCTTCTCCGGTCTTCTCTACGCGGGGTTGGCGCTCACCTCGCGAGGCCCGGCTGTCGTCGAATTCAATTGCCGCTTCGGTGATCCGGAGACCCAGGCTGTTCTGGCACTGCTGGACAGCCCGATCGGGCGGCTACTGCATGCCGCGGCGACCGGACAACTCGCTGAACAGGCGCCGCTGCAATGGCGTGAGGGCGCCGCCGTAACCGTCGTGCTGGCCGCAGAGAACTACCCCGGGAGACCCCGTGTCGGAGACGTCATCACCGGCTCGGAAGCCGACGGCGTGCTGCACGCGGGGACGACCCGTCGCGATGACGGCGCGATCGTGTCCTCGGGCGGCCGGGTGCTCTCGGTGGTGGGAACCGCTGCCGACCTCGTCGCGGCGCGCGACGCCGCGTACGCACTGATCAAGTCGATTCGCCTGCCCGGCAGTCACTTTCGGAGCGACATCGGATTGGCTGCCGCCGAAGGTCGAGTGTCCGTCTAG
- a CDS encoding cytochrome P450, translating into MNVTAAIRTRRRGYDGWTGAINTDYDPQNPITAAHPFDAYRALHRGGRVHYNPRRATFIVSRLDDVRAALRDTDQVTSSQGVTRLRFSAPLAVLTDDDEHTRLRRQVQPGFSRGAMKSWQAMTEKLATELVTDMLNAAECDVVQRLAIPMPIRLIAQILGVPDTELSDFRRWSERGVGVMELRPTPSGVVDAAKSMAAMIALQRYFRTHFAAGKLKGSDTVLGRLLEHNTDGSLTDRQLMLIAIHLLIAGNETTTNLLGGMFDTLARHPDQYELIRANPDLIPIAVEEQLRITTPIQNLYRYTRADYRIGEVTIPNGSRVLLSFGAANRDPAAFEDPDMYRADRDPRKHIAFGYGAHMCLGAPLARMEAQAVLNELVARVSRISPDGPTRWSSHSSLRGPTHLPIRLTPV; encoded by the coding sequence ATGAACGTCACCGCCGCCATTCGGACACGCCGACGCGGATACGACGGCTGGACCGGTGCGATCAACACCGATTACGACCCCCAGAATCCGATCACCGCCGCCCACCCCTTCGACGCGTACCGCGCCCTGCACCGCGGCGGTCGCGTGCATTACAACCCGAGGCGGGCCACCTTCATCGTCAGCCGTCTCGATGACGTGCGAGCCGCGTTGCGCGACACCGATCAGGTCACGAGCAGTCAAGGTGTCACTCGGCTTCGGTTCTCCGCACCGCTGGCGGTACTCACCGATGACGACGAGCACACCCGCTTGCGCAGACAGGTCCAGCCAGGATTCAGCAGGGGCGCGATGAAATCCTGGCAGGCGATGACGGAGAAGCTGGCCACCGAACTTGTCACCGATATGCTGAACGCGGCCGAATGCGATGTCGTACAGCGTTTGGCGATACCGATGCCGATACGTCTGATCGCCCAGATCCTCGGTGTACCCGACACCGAACTGAGCGACTTTCGTCGATGGTCCGAACGCGGCGTGGGAGTCATGGAGTTGAGGCCCACGCCTTCGGGTGTCGTGGACGCTGCCAAGTCGATGGCGGCGATGATCGCCTTACAGCGTTACTTCAGAACACATTTCGCCGCAGGCAAACTCAAGGGGTCGGACACCGTGCTTGGGCGACTCCTCGAACACAACACCGACGGCAGCCTCACCGACCGGCAGTTGATGCTCATTGCCATCCATCTCCTCATCGCCGGGAACGAGACCACGACGAACTTGCTTGGCGGCATGTTCGACACCCTGGCCCGTCATCCCGATCAGTACGAACTCATTCGTGCCAACCCCGATCTCATCCCCATAGCGGTGGAGGAGCAGCTGAGGATCACCACACCGATCCAGAACCTCTACCGCTATACCCGTGCCGACTACCGCATCGGTGAGGTCACCATCCCCAACGGATCGCGCGTACTGCTGTCCTTCGGCGCGGCGAATCGTGATCCCGCCGCGTTCGAAGATCCCGACATGTACCGCGCCGACCGCGACCCGCGAAAGCACATCGCGTTCGGCTACGGCGCGCATATGTGCCTGGGAGCTCCGCTGGCCCGCATGGAAGCTCAAGCCGTGCTGAACGAACTCGTCGCCCGAGTCTCGCGCATCAGCCCCGACGGCCCGACACGATGGTCGAGCCACAGCTCTCTACGCGGGCCCACCCACCTACCGATTCGGCTTACCCCGGTCTAA
- a CDS encoding TetR/AcrR family transcriptional regulator, giving the protein MLYVTAAVTPKGERRRYALVSAAADLLCEGGFDAVRHRAVARRAGLPLASTTYYFSSLEDLIAKAVEYAGTREAEQLKRRVGALSRRRRGAESTADILVDLLVGEANGLRVTEQLISRYERYIACARQPGLRDIERRILQQRTDAVVEVVARSGRSVRVELLTALVCAVDGAVVAALVGDGDGPRATARATLIDVIDVLAPIDEHVAQV; this is encoded by the coding sequence ATGCTCTACGTGACGGCCGCGGTCACTCCGAAGGGGGAACGAAGGCGCTATGCACTGGTCAGCGCCGCTGCCGACCTGCTCTGTGAAGGTGGGTTCGACGCGGTGCGACACCGGGCGGTGGCCCGTCGCGCCGGACTGCCCTTGGCATCGACGACGTACTACTTCTCCTCGCTCGAAGACTTGATCGCGAAGGCCGTCGAGTATGCCGGGACGCGTGAGGCCGAACAGTTGAAGCGCAGAGTCGGCGCTTTGTCTAGGCGGCGCCGCGGCGCGGAATCGACGGCCGACATCTTGGTCGACCTTCTGGTCGGTGAGGCGAACGGGTTGCGCGTCACCGAACAGTTGATCTCACGCTACGAGCGCTACATCGCGTGTGCACGCCAACCGGGACTGCGCGATATCGAGCGGCGCATTCTGCAGCAGCGCACCGATGCGGTCGTCGAGGTCGTCGCGCGTTCCGGACGGTCGGTACGGGTGGAATTGCTCACGGCGTTGGTGTGCGCGGTCGATGGTGCTGTGGTCGCGGCGCTGGTGGGTGACGGTGACGGCCCCCGCGCGACCGCGCGCGCGACGTTGATCGACGTGATAGACGTGCTGGCCCCGATCGACGAACACGTCGCCCAGGTGTGA
- a CDS encoding DUF429 domain-containing protein — MHFVGLDLAWGEKKQTGVAAIDLNGRLLHVGIAKDDADIIDSIAPFTSGDCVVGFDAPLIVNTPSGFRPAETAYNRDFQKFDAGAYPAHTGNPLFNPPRAGTLAAALDLDTDPASSSSRRAIEVYPHPATIVLFGLDKTLKYKKGAFGDRQRELLKLMTFIEGLDDATPRLRPNRSVAWVELRKRVEAATKPAQLDRDEDPVDAVMCAYVALYWYSRPDDVSIYGDADTGYIVTPSLRPDQVPAPRRKVVPPPNDELHERLTRIDTLLAEVQQEVKTIRERLYRL; from the coding sequence ATGCACTTTGTTGGGCTCGATCTTGCCTGGGGTGAGAAGAAGCAGACCGGCGTCGCCGCTATCGACCTCAACGGACGCCTGCTCCACGTGGGTATCGCCAAGGACGACGCTGACATCATCGATTCGATAGCACCGTTCACCAGCGGGGACTGCGTGGTGGGCTTCGACGCCCCGCTGATCGTCAACACACCCAGCGGGTTCCGACCCGCGGAAACCGCGTACAACCGCGACTTTCAGAAGTTCGATGCGGGGGCCTATCCCGCGCATACCGGCAATCCCCTGTTCAATCCCCCGCGCGCCGGCACCCTCGCAGCCGCGTTGGATCTCGACACCGATCCCGCCTCGTCGTCGAGCCGCCGGGCCATCGAGGTCTATCCCCACCCCGCCACCATCGTCCTGTTCGGACTCGACAAAACGCTGAAGTACAAGAAGGGAGCGTTCGGCGACCGTCAGCGCGAACTGCTGAAGCTGATGACCTTCATCGAGGGGCTCGACGATGCCACACCGCGGCTGCGCCCGAACCGCAGCGTGGCCTGGGTGGAGCTGCGCAAGCGAGTCGAGGCCGCGACGAAGCCGGCGCAGCTCGACCGGGACGAGGATCCCGTCGACGCCGTGATGTGCGCGTACGTCGCGCTGTACTGGTACAGCAGACCCGACGATGTGAGTATCTACGGCGACGCAGATACCGGCTACATCGTCACCCCGAGCCTACGGCCGGATCAGGTGCCGGCGCCACGGCGAAAGGTGGTGCCGCCGCCCAACGACGAACTCCACGAACGTCTTACGCGAATCGACACGCTTCTCGCCGAGGTTCAGCAAGAGGTGAAAACCATCCGCGAGCGGCTGTACCGATTGTGA
- a CDS encoding APC family permease, whose translation MTKPDTAEQQPELKRVMGPGLLLLFVVGDILGTGVYALTGQVAGEVGGAAWLPFLIAFLIATITAFSYLELVTKYPQAAGAALYAHKAFGIHFFTFLVAFVVMCSGITSASTASQAFASNLIKGFGLDWGKIGIAAIALLFMAGLAAVNFRGVSESVKLNVGLTIIEITGLLLVIVVGLWAFTQGGDNLDFSRVILFENEGERSTFVAVTAATSLAFFAMVGFEDSVNMAEETKDPVRIFPKVLLSGLTIAGIVYVLVSIIAVALVPIGDLTASKTPLVDVVEAAAPGLPIGTLFPFITMFAVSNTALINMLMASRLIYGMARQHVLPPVLGSVHKTRRTPWVAILFTTAVAFGLIFYVSAFASDSAISVLGGTTSLLLLAVFAMVNIAVLVLRRDVKNTGGHFKTPTVLPVIGCIASLYLVTPLSGRPGTQYLLAGILLVTGIVLFGITVLINKQLGIKTIGITDPTHLAETPD comes from the coding sequence ATGACTAAGCCCGACACCGCGGAGCAGCAGCCCGAACTCAAGAGGGTGATGGGCCCGGGACTGTTGCTGCTCTTTGTCGTCGGCGACATTCTCGGCACCGGCGTCTACGCCTTGACCGGGCAGGTCGCCGGTGAGGTCGGCGGTGCGGCCTGGCTACCTTTCCTGATCGCGTTCCTGATCGCGACCATCACCGCATTCTCTTACCTGGAACTGGTCACCAAGTACCCGCAGGCGGCAGGTGCGGCGCTCTACGCGCACAAGGCATTCGGCATCCACTTCTTCACCTTCCTGGTCGCCTTCGTCGTCATGTGTTCGGGCATCACCTCGGCGTCGACAGCGTCTCAGGCATTCGCCTCCAACCTGATCAAGGGCTTCGGATTGGACTGGGGCAAGATCGGCATCGCGGCCATCGCGCTGTTGTTCATGGCCGGCCTCGCGGCAGTCAACTTCCGGGGTGTCAGCGAAAGCGTGAAGCTCAACGTCGGGTTGACCATCATTGAGATCACCGGCCTTCTCTTGGTCATCGTGGTCGGACTGTGGGCGTTCACCCAGGGCGGCGACAACCTCGACTTCTCCCGGGTGATCCTCTTCGAAAACGAGGGCGAGCGAAGCACTTTCGTCGCGGTCACCGCAGCGACATCGCTGGCCTTTTTCGCAATGGTCGGCTTCGAGGACTCGGTGAACATGGCCGAGGAGACCAAGGACCCGGTGCGGATCTTCCCGAAGGTTCTGTTGAGCGGGTTGACCATTGCCGGCATCGTCTATGTGCTGGTCTCGATCATCGCGGTGGCGTTGGTACCGATCGGCGACCTGACGGCGAGCAAGACGCCGCTCGTCGACGTGGTCGAGGCCGCCGCACCCGGACTGCCGATCGGCACACTCTTTCCGTTCATCACGATGTTCGCGGTGTCGAATACCGCTCTGATCAACATGCTGATGGCCAGCAGGCTCATCTACGGTATGGCGCGTCAGCACGTGCTGCCCCCCGTGTTGGGGTCGGTACACAAGACACGACGCACTCCGTGGGTGGCCATTCTGTTCACGACCGCGGTCGCGTTCGGGTTGATCTTCTACGTGTCCGCGTTCGCCAGTGATTCCGCGATTTCGGTACTGGGCGGCACGACGTCGCTCTTACTGCTGGCAGTGTTCGCGATGGTCAACATCGCGGTCCTGGTACTGCGCCGCGACGTGAAGAACACCGGCGGACATTTCAAGACGCCGACCGTGCTTCCCGTGATCGGTTGCATCGCCTCGCTGTATCTGGTGACGCCGTTGTCCGGACGGCCGGGAACGCAATACCTGCTCGCCGGGATCCTGCTGGTGACCGGGATCGTGCTGTTCGGCATCACCGTGCTGATCAACAAGCAACTCGGTATCAAGACCATAGGCATCACCGATCCGACCCACCTGGCTGAGACGCCTGACTAG
- a CDS encoding TetR-like C-terminal domain-containing protein, with the protein MVEAVMQAYASGDFTLPDTGDAIADLTTWMREYAEIGSTAESVALIRSLAAAAAEDLTDRDTLYEQLTGRVHDAVCHRLRVGVSAGQIRDDADVEAATDALIGAMLYRTLSVTASAQETEERYRGVIDALLQGIST; encoded by the coding sequence GTGGTGGAGGCGGTCATGCAGGCTTACGCCTCAGGCGACTTCACGCTTCCCGATACGGGGGACGCGATCGCCGACTTGACGACGTGGATGCGCGAGTACGCCGAAATCGGTTCGACTGCCGAAAGCGTGGCGCTGATTCGCTCGCTAGCCGCCGCCGCTGCCGAAGACCTCACCGATCGAGACACCCTTTATGAACAACTCACCGGCCGGGTTCACGATGCCGTATGCCATCGCTTGCGCGTCGGAGTCTCGGCAGGCCAGATCCGCGACGATGCCGACGTCGAAGCTGCGACCGACGCATTGATCGGGGCCATGCTGTATCGAACGCTCAGTGTGACGGCATCCGCGCAAGAAACGGAAGAACGTTATCGTGGAGTCATAGACGCTCTGCTGCAAGGTATCTCAACGTGA
- the ddaH gene encoding dimethylargininase, with product MHGRRALVRRPSPRLAEGLLTHLERSPVDADRAIAQWDGYVQAFVDAGWQVIEVEPAPDSPDSGFVEDTMVVYGDLAVIARSGAVERRDETAAAEKAVADAGYRIAHIEAPGVLDGGDVLKHGGTVYVGQSARSNAHAIGQLAEYLAPFGAQVVAVPLTKVLHLKSAVTALPDGTVIGYSPVVDDPAVFGDFLPVPEEPGAHVVLLGDGKLLMSSNASKTASLMRERGYEPVLVDIGEFEKLEGCVTCLSVRLRGV from the coding sequence ATGCACGGCAGGAGAGCACTGGTGCGCAGGCCGAGTCCGCGCCTGGCCGAGGGGTTGCTGACCCATCTCGAGCGCTCGCCCGTAGACGCCGATCGTGCGATCGCGCAGTGGGACGGATACGTGCAGGCGTTCGTAGACGCCGGCTGGCAGGTGATCGAGGTCGAACCGGCGCCGGACAGTCCGGACAGCGGTTTCGTCGAGGACACGATGGTCGTCTACGGCGACCTGGCGGTGATCGCGCGGTCCGGGGCAGTTGAGCGCCGCGACGAGACGGCGGCCGCGGAGAAGGCCGTCGCCGACGCCGGTTACCGCATCGCGCATATAGAAGCGCCCGGTGTGCTCGACGGCGGCGACGTGCTGAAGCACGGCGGGACGGTCTACGTCGGGCAGTCCGCGCGCTCCAACGCGCACGCCATCGGTCAGTTGGCCGAATATCTGGCGCCTTTCGGCGCGCAGGTGGTTGCCGTCCCACTGACCAAGGTGCTGCACCTCAAGTCGGCCGTCACGGCATTGCCCGACGGCACCGTCATCGGATACTCGCCCGTGGTCGACGATCCGGCGGTCTTCGGCGACTTCCTGCCGGTACCGGAGGAACCGGGGGCGCACGTCGTTCTGCTCGGCGACGGAAAGCTGCTGATGTCGTCGAACGCTTCGAAGACCGCGTCGTTGATGCGGGAACGTGGCTACGAACCCGTGCTGGTTGACATCGGCGAGTTCGAGAAGCTCGAAGGATGCGTGACGTGTCTTTCCGTTCGACTGCGGGGCGTCTGA
- a CDS encoding cytochrome P450 → MTQSTCPFGPAFDFTDPDVLLQGIPVTEFAELRKTAPVWWNDQQESIFDDGGYWVITRHEDIKAISRNGDLWSTNRKGAVMRLPDGVTAEQLDLTKALLINHDAPEHTRLRKIVSRLFTPRSVAALEEKLAVAAHQIVGAAKERDFGNFVDDVAMPLPLLAIADLIGVPEADREKLFHWTNSIMNTDDPDFDSDPTTANAELMGYAYTMAEERRRCPADDIVTRLIQADIDGESLGDVEFAFFVILLAVAGNETTRNAMTHGMNAFFENPGQWELFKRERPETAVDEIIRWATPVHCFQRTALADNEIGGVTIREGQRVGLFYSSANFDEDVFESPFEFDILRNPNPHLSFGGNGAHFCIGANLARMEIKLIFNELADQIPDIAKLEEPQRLRSGWINGVKALPVSYRG, encoded by the coding sequence ATGACGCAGAGCACATGCCCCTTCGGACCGGCTTTCGATTTCACCGACCCCGATGTCCTGCTGCAGGGAATCCCGGTCACGGAGTTCGCCGAACTGCGCAAGACGGCGCCGGTGTGGTGGAACGACCAGCAGGAGTCGATCTTCGACGACGGCGGCTACTGGGTGATCACCCGCCACGAGGACATCAAGGCGATCTCCCGCAACGGCGACCTGTGGTCCACCAACCGCAAGGGCGCGGTGATGCGACTGCCCGACGGCGTCACCGCTGAGCAGCTCGACCTGACCAAGGCGCTGCTGATCAACCACGATGCCCCCGAACACACGCGGCTTCGCAAGATCGTGTCGCGGCTGTTCACCCCCCGCTCCGTCGCCGCGCTCGAGGAGAAACTCGCCGTCGCCGCCCATCAGATCGTCGGTGCGGCGAAAGAACGAGACTTCGGCAACTTTGTTGATGACGTGGCGATGCCTCTCCCGCTGCTGGCCATCGCCGATCTGATCGGTGTGCCAGAAGCTGACCGCGAGAAGCTCTTTCACTGGACCAACTCGATCATGAACACCGACGATCCAGACTTCGACTCCGATCCGACAACGGCCAACGCGGAACTGATGGGCTACGCCTACACGATGGCCGAGGAGCGGCGACGGTGTCCGGCCGACGACATCGTCACGCGCCTGATCCAGGCCGACATCGACGGCGAATCGCTCGGCGACGTCGAGTTCGCGTTCTTCGTCATCCTGCTGGCCGTCGCAGGCAACGAGACCACCCGCAACGCAATGACACACGGCATGAACGCCTTCTTCGAGAACCCCGGCCAATGGGAGCTGTTCAAGCGCGAGCGTCCCGAGACCGCGGTCGACGAGATCATCCGCTGGGCCACGCCCGTGCACTGCTTCCAGCGAACGGCGTTGGCGGACAACGAAATCGGTGGCGTGACGATCCGCGAGGGACAGCGCGTCGGCCTCTTCTACAGTTCGGCCAACTTCGACGAGGACGTGTTCGAGTCCCCCTTCGAGTTCGACATCCTGCGCAACCCCAATCCGCATCTGTCATTCGGCGGTAATGGCGCGCACTTCTGCATCGGCGCGAACCTCGCCCGCATGGAGATCAAGCTGATCTTCAACGAACTCGCTGATCAGATTCCCGACATCGCCAAACTGGAAGAACCGCAACGGCTTAGATCGGGGTGGATCAACGGAGTCAAGGCGCTGCCGGTGTCCTACCGGGGCTGA
- a CDS encoding alpha/beta hydrolase encodes MSAMPELSRRALLRLGVGAAAGAAALRLSPPASAAPTHVDGSFVSAARGGVTTHWAIARPPGQTAPLRPIIALHGKGQDAAGVMAGGVENGLAQAVDAGIPPVAVVAVDGGGGYWHKRESGDDSGAMVLNELIPMLGDQGLDTSRVAFMGWSMGGYGALLLGARLGAPRTAAITAVSPALWTSPGAAAPGAFDSADDYEANSVWGMPALNSIPIRIDCGDSDPFYSATKQFIAQLATPPAGGFSPGGHDGAFWSSQLPGEVAWMAPLLVA; translated from the coding sequence ATGTCCGCCATGCCAGAACTGAGTCGTCGCGCACTTCTACGCCTCGGTGTCGGAGCGGCGGCCGGCGCGGCCGCGCTGCGTCTCTCGCCGCCGGCCTCCGCGGCCCCGACGCATGTCGACGGTTCATTCGTGTCGGCGGCTCGTGGCGGAGTGACAACCCACTGGGCGATCGCGCGCCCTCCCGGCCAGACAGCACCGCTGCGTCCGATCATCGCGCTGCACGGCAAGGGTCAGGATGCTGCAGGCGTGATGGCAGGCGGTGTCGAAAACGGACTGGCACAGGCAGTAGACGCCGGGATCCCGCCGGTCGCGGTGGTCGCGGTCGACGGCGGCGGTGGTTATTGGCACAAGCGGGAGTCCGGTGACGACTCGGGCGCGATGGTGCTCAACGAACTCATCCCGATGCTCGGCGACCAGGGCCTCGACACCTCACGTGTCGCGTTCATGGGATGGTCGATGGGCGGCTACGGTGCGCTGCTGCTCGGTGCGCGCCTCGGAGCTCCACGTACCGCCGCGATCACCGCGGTCAGCCCGGCCTTGTGGACGTCTCCCGGCGCGGCCGCACCCGGCGCGTTCGACAGCGCCGATGACTACGAGGCCAACAGCGTCTGGGGGATGCCTGCGCTGAATTCCATTCCGATCCGAATCGACTGCGGCGACAGCGATCCGTTCTACTCGGCGACCAAACAGTTCATCGCACAGCTGGCCACGCCGCCCGCAGGCGGCTTCTCCCCCGGCGGACACGACGGCGCCTTCTGGAGCTCGCAGCTACCCGGCGAGGTCGCGTGGATGGCTCCGCTGCTGGTGGCCTGA